CGGGCCGAATGGAACGTAGACGCGAACTCCGAAGCCCTGTTTCACAAGCCTGCGCTGAAGGTCGCGACGGATTCCGTACAGCATCTGAAACTCGAAAGCATCCTTAGGAACATGCTGTTCGCGAACGAAGGCCAACAGCTTTTCGACGATCGCTTCATCGTGTGTTGCGATTCCACAAAAAACTCCCGAAGTTATCAAGCGCTGCGCCAGCTTGACGTAGTTGGCGTCAACGTCTGTCTTGAGCGGAAACGCAATCTCGGCAGGTTCTTTGTACGCACCTTTGCAGAGGCGAATGCGGATTCCCTGCTTCAGCAAACGTTCGGCATCGCTTTCGGTCCGAAAAAGGTAAGCCTGCAGCACGGTCCCGACACAACCGGGGTACTGTGCATGAAGCCGTTCAGTGATGGCAATCGTCGCTTCCGTGTAGGGGCTGCCCTCCATGTCGATCCTGACAAAGGAGCCAACACGCGATGCGTGCTCCACCATCTCTCCCACGATCCTCTCGGCGAGCGCGGGATCGAAATCCATTCCCATCTGAGAAAGCTTTACGCTGACATTCGCCTTCAGTCCGTGGGGTGCAATTGCATCGAGCATCTGGTGGTAGACATCCGCCGAAGCCCGCGCCTCCGATTCCTGGTTGACGCTCTCTCCCAATGCATCCAGCGTGACAGCGATCCCTTCACGGTTGATGCGTTCGCAAACGTTAAGCGCCTCTCCAACTGTCATACCAGCGACAAACCGGCTCGACATGGTTCGTCCGATCGAGGAACGCTCGGCGAATCTTCTCGCCACTCTGTTTTGCGAGAGGCCGATGAAAAAAGATCGAAGCAAGGGTAGACACCTCAGTGCGGCACACCAACAGGCCGCACTGAGTATTGTGCCACGTCTATGAAGAGAGGGCCTTGATTGCCTGAGTCAGGGAATACCCGAAGAAATATCTCTTAGGGCCTCTTCCCCATCTGATTGTTTTTTACCGCAACCTGCAACGGAGTCACGGTAGGAGTAGCAACTCCGATGTACTCGAACAGGCTGTTGACAGAGTTGTCCGATGTCCACACGTTCCCCGAAGCATCGATAGCGATCCCCACGCCAGCGGTCGCGCGATCAGCGATAAATCCCGTTGCAGGTGAAAGCAACATACCTGAGTTCGCGAAGTGACTGATGGAGCCATCGGAGTTCGCAGTCCAGACAGTGTTGCCTCCATCAACAGCGATGGAAGCTGCTCCCGCCGGAATCGTATATCCCGAACCAGAGAGTGGTGTACCGCTCGAACTAAACTTGCTGACAATAGGGCTGTCGAAGCTGGAGACCCAGACATTTCCATTGCCATCGAGAGCAATACCAACCGCACCATTAATGCCTCCGCCGGTATAACCATTCGGAGCGATCACGGTTCCATCGTTTGCGAATTTGCTGACGCTATTGCTGTAACCGTAGTTTGCGACCCAAAGATTTTTGGAAGTATCGACGGCTACCGCATAAGGGAAGTCGAGTCCTCCCTGCTGGAACTGTCCCGCGGAACCACCGGAGGAGTTCAGCTTCGTCACCGTGTTATCGCCATTGGCAGTAAAAACATTCCCATCACTGTCGAGAGCAAGAGCATAAGGCAGCTTGAGTCCGCTGGTTGCGAAGCCGGAGCCAGACAGCGGCGCTCCGCTTGCGCTGTGTTCGCTCACAGTACTGTTGCCTTCATTCGCGGCCCACACATTGCCGGCTTGATCGATCGCCACGGCCAGGGGATAGCTCAGGCCGCCGCCAGTAAATCCTGCGTTTCCGGAAAGTGGTTCGCCGGCGGGACCAAACTTACTCAGAGTCCCTGGATCAGAGGAGTTCGGAACCCAAATATTTCCCGAGCCGTCGGCTGCGATGAGCTGCCCATAATTGAGACCGCCGCCAGTGTATTCGACGCTGAGCGTCCAATCGCTTGGCGCGCCTGCAACGGGATTCTGATATGGACCACTCAGCGGGAGTGAGCCCTGATTTAATTGCAGACTCAATCCTGGATGAAGCGCTATGTTCAGAATTGCGGCAAAGGTATTACCGGGATTCGATCCTCCAAAGGAGGTGGCCTGGAAAAGGTTCAAGCAGCTGGCCGCTCCGCTTACAGACTGAACACAGTTGGCGAGCAGATTCGCAAGAATATTGATCTTGTTTGTAGGAATGGTCCCGTTGCCCGCTAGTGTCTTCGCACGGATCTGACCCGTTGCACCATCGTAGAGGTTATTCGCAGTCCGAAAGGCATTCAACAGGCCAATCGCATTACTGCTACTACTCCCAACAGCGGTACCGACGGAACTGAGAAATGGAGATAAAGCAAAGGCGCTGGCAACCGTGGTGATCTCGTTCACTACAATGGTCGAAGAAGCGATGTTGCTGCATGCTCCAAGCGCAGACAGCAGTGTGATGCCGGAATTCGCTCCCGTTCCCGCATTGCCACCAGTCGCTACTAAATAGACCTGTGTTGTGGCTGACGGACAGGTGTATGCGCCATCAAGGGAGAAAGACCCATCGCTTGCGGTAAGAATCGACGCGCCTTGAAGCAGCGAGGTAGCTCCTGCACCATAGCCAGAGGTTCCTACGGCATAGAGCGAGATCGTTGCTCCCGAGATGGGATGATTACTCCCTGGCCCGCTATATACGTGACCTGAAATTGCAGGGGGAACCGTAACGGGAGGCGTTGTAGTTCCAGAACCACCAGACGAAGGTGGTGTGGTACCGCCACCTCCGGATGAGGGAGGAGTTGTAGTTCCCGTCGACGGAGGTGTCGAACCGCTTCCGCTCGAAGGTGGCGTTGTGGTTCCCGTTGCTGGCGGAGTCGTTGTACCGGTTGTTGGCGGCGAAGGAGTTCCTGTCGACGGAGGAGTCGTTGTACCCGTTGAAGGCGATTGCCCTCCACTCGCGGCCGGTGGATCAGAGGGAGCTCCCGTTGAAGGTGGCTTCGAAGGTGTCGTTGTGGTCCCACTGCTTCCAGACCCACCAGAGAGCAGTGAAGAGGTTGGAAAGACTCCGGCGCCACAGCCTGTAAGGGCCAGGGCCACACAAACATACATCCCACCCAGGGATTTCTTCCAATACATAAAGCTCCTTGGCTAACTCGTCTTATCGTTCAAGGCGACTCAAGGGAAAAGTGCAACAAAGATGCGCAAATAAAACATAACCAAGGAGAAAACACACGTTGGCGGGATGCTCGATCGATCCGGAGAAAGCCAAGTTCAACAATCCTGCGCGGTAGAGCGCGTGCAAAACTCAGCGGGGGAGGAATATGGAGAGTTTACATAAATAATGCAGGCCTTTGCAGAGGAAAACTAAAAAAGAGAATTAATTTCCTCTGCGCAGTTACTTGACCAGGCTGGAGTCCTGGGTTGCGGAATGCACAGGAGCCAGCGGGACCGGCCGCGTGACCATCGACGTAGTGTCGCGCATCGCGGCGATGGCTTTGTCGTAACGCCCAGCCAGAGAGTTGGAGCGAATGTGGGCCATATCCTGCAGCATCTTCATACCATCTTTCAGATAGCTGATCCTGCTGCGCTCGTCATGCCCCCAGGTCACGGGAACCTCGCGAATCTGATATCCCAGCTTCCGCGCGATAAACAGAATTTCAGGATCGAAGCCCCAACGCTCAATGGTCTGCAACCGAAAAATGACCTGGGCCGCAGAACGCTTAAAGGCTTTGAACCCACACTGCGTGTCTTTGAAAGGAAGCCCCATCACGGTGCGAGTGATCCAGTTGAAACATCGCCCGAAGAACTGACGATAGAGCGGCTGATGAATCGTCTGCCGGGCGCGATCGAGCCAACGCGAACCGATGGCCACATCCGCTCCTTCGCGGATAGCAGTAATCAGCCTTTCGGCCTCTTCCATGGGGGCGGAAAGATCGGCGTCTGTAAACATCACGATATCCCCGGCTGCCTGCAGAAGACCATTGCGAACGGAGTAACCTTTTCCACGATTCCCCGGATTCTGAATCAGGTGGAGGCGCGGATGGGTCTGCATCCAGTGCTGCACGATCTGAGCGGTATTATCGGACGATCCATCATCCACCACCAGGACTTCGGCGTTCCACCCCTGCTCCGCGATACAGGACGTAACACGTTCCAGCGCACTCTCAATGCGAGCGCTTTCGTTATAAGCGGGGATCACAATGCTCAATTCGGGGTGCGCCATTGCGCGAAGCCAGCCTTCCTAGGGAGAAAAAGTCCTGCAGATTACAGTATGGTGGGGACCGATATCGCCGTTCATCATACTGCAATGATTGGACGGATGAATATCTATTTCTGTTTCAAATCAACAGATCTCCCACTCAAAATAAGGTCTTCCGGAGCGATTTCCTTGTAGAGCTTCAGTGTTTGGAGAGTGCCTGCTACACTCCACAACATGCCGGACGATTATCCGCAACAGCCACCTTCACCTCCGCCGCCCCCGCCGCCGCAGTTCGGAGGATATGCTCCTCCGGCGAATCCCTATTCCTACGCGGGGAGCCCACTCCCCCCAGTGTACCGGCCTGCGCCCAGAGTAAACCGCTCACCCTGGTTCTATGTTCTGGCCATTGGTGGATCGTTCGCCGCAATCTGCCTGGTGCTCAGCGGCATGTTCTGGCTCATGATGCGGTCGGTTCAAGGTGGGAACGGTTCCGGTCTGGGGCTTGGAGAAGACAGGATCGCCGTCATCGACATCACCGGGGTGATCCTTTCTCCGGAAGCAATCAATGCGCAGCTCCGCAAGTTTGGTGATGACTCTTCCGTCAAGGCCATCATCCTGCACATTAATTCTCCTGGTGGCGGAGCCGCAGCGTCACAGGAGATCTATCACGAGGTCCTGCGCGTCCGGAAGGAAAAGCACAAAAAGATTATTGCCTCGGTAGAGAGCGTAGGAGCTTCGGGCGCATACTACATTGCCAGCGCATGTGACCGGATCTATGCCAATGAGGCATCGGTCGTGGGTTCGATCGGTGTCATCATGGAATGGATGAACTACGGCGACCTGCTCAAATGGGCCAAGCTGAAGAACATCACAATTACGGCAGGAGAACTAAAGGACGCCGGCGATCCAAGTCGCGATCTGACTCCCAAGGAACAGGCTTATTTTCAGGGGCTTGTAAATAACATGTACTCGCAGTTTGTACATGATGTTGCCATCGGGCGGAAGACGACCGACGACAAGATCAAACCTTTGGCTACGGGGCAGGTTTGGACTGGCGAGCAGTCTCTCTCGCTGGGGCTGATCGACCGGGTAGGAGGATTCCGTACTGCCCTGATGGATACAGCCCGCGAAGTTGGAATCTCAGGGGAGCCCTCCATTGTGCGACCCGCCAAGAATAAGCGTGGATTGCTCGCAGTTCTGACGGACGACGGCGAAGATCTCTTCCCCAACCCGAGCCAGCTTCTGAACCGAGCCCCCGGGTTCTATTTCATGTGGAAGTAAGTGGTAGTCCGCTGGTCTTTAGAGGGCGTGGTCAGACCTCTAAAGACCTCCTACTGTTAACTGTTAGAGGTCGGGCCGGGAGATATTCTTTCAGATTCCGCATCACTTCGAGTTTCCTTTCAGTGATGAGATGCATCCCATTTATAATCAAGTCAGTAGGCCGGTGCTTTTGGGAATTGCCTGCTCGACCCTCCCTGATTGAAAGGACCCGCTCATGACCAAGGCCGATCTTGTCGACAAAGTAACCGCCCTCGGCGACCTCACACGGCGCGATGGCGAGGTGATCGTCGATACGCTCTTTGAATCTGTCATCGGAGCCCTGAAGGCTGGTGACAAAATTGAGATTCGTGGTTTCGGAAGTTTTCGTACTAGGCAGCGGAATGCGCGCACTGGCCGCAATCCAAAAACCGGCGAGAAAGTCGACGTGCCGGCTAAGCGAGTTCCCTTTTTCAAGCCTTCAAAAGAACTGCGCGACCTGGTCAATCCGAGCGGCGTAAAATCGTCGCCACGGTCTGCAAGTACGAATAAGGTCGATCCACACCATCCGCCAGCGATGTAACGAATTTTGATTTTTCACCGAGAAGGTCATGGCTCACACAACGTAGAGCCATGACTTCGTTGGTTAAAGTGCTCCTGTCCCGTCGTACGGGATGCTCTATACTGTGAGGGCGTGGAGCTGTTTCTCAATTTTGTGTGGTTTTCTATCTCGCTCACCATGATCCTCGTGTGGATACAGGCTGTTCGACGTGGACACACAAAATCGAACTGGAACACCTTCATCGCACTGATTCTTCTGCTGGTTCTACTTTTCCCCGTCATCTCGATCACCGACGACCTTGGGGCAATGGGTAACCCATCGGCTGAGTTCGAGCATTTGGTTCGTCGCAGCGAGATGCCTCCGCTACCCCTGACACAAGATATCTCCGCTCTCCTCGAGATTGGAATTCTCGCAATTCTGCTTTGCTTCTGCCTGGCAGTTCTTTTCATCTGGATGTCGCGATTCAGCATTCAGGCCTCTCTTCGGAGACTGGCCGATGGCTTTGCCCGCAGTGTAGGGGTCCGCCCTCCTCCCATGGTTTCTCTGTCCGCTTAGCTCTTCTTACAGAGAATTTTTAAGTTTTCCCTGTTTTCTCCCTTTTTTCTAATTCGAAGGTAGGCATGATTCTGAAAGCATTTCGTGCTGTCGGTGCCGTCGCCCTTTTGGTCGCGCCCGTGCTTGTGGCACAAACCCCTGCTGCCGCATCTCCGTCTACGCCGCTTACGCTGCAGCAGGCCGAGGCGCGTGCGTTAGCTGCAAACCCCATGCTGCTCTCGGCACAGCAACATGTCTCCGCAGTCGAGGCCAACAAGATCACAGCTGGACTCCGTCAGAATCCGAATCTCACTCTCTATGGACAGGGCGTTACGCTCCCTGAGATTCCGCCACCAAATGGAAATCCATTTTTCTATTCAGCAACAGTGTCTCGACTCTTCGAACGTGGGCAGAAACGTCGATGGCGGTTGGAATCGGCGACAGCGACGGCTGACTCGACACAGAGTGCATATCACGATCAGCAGCGGCAGCTCGTGCTGGCTGTTCGTCAGGCCTTTACCAATATGTTGCTGGCCAAAGACTCTCTCGCAGTGGCCCAGGAAAACCTGACCGACTACCGCAAGACCGTCGATCTGAGCCGGGCAAGGCTCGATGCCGGAGACATCACCCGCACCGACTTTGAACGGATCGACCTGCAACAGGCGCAATTCGAAGCCGATGCGGATAACGCTCAACTGGCACTGCAACAAGCCTCCGCGCAGCTTCAACTGCTTTTCGGCATCGATCATCCAACGAACACACTGGATATCGTGGGGAGCCTGACTCCACCACCGATCCCTGTCACCCTTACTGAGGTGGAAAACCAGGCCCTTGCCTCGCGTCCGGATTATCTCTCAGCACGACAGGCCCTGACCGCCGCTGAGGCCGAAGCGCGCCTCGCGATCGCAGGCGGAACTACGGACCCAACGCTTTCAACCGAATACGACCGCAACGGTATCGACAACTCCTTCGGTGTAAGTCTTGCCATCCCGTTACGAATCTTCGATCGCAATCAAGGGGAGAAGGTGCGGACGCGTTACGAGGTCGAATCCAGCCGCCTTGCCGTTACCGCGGCGCGCAACCAGGTCGTCTCTGATGTCGATCAGGCATGGATGGCCCTCGATACCGCGCAGAAGATGTCCCATCGCTACAACAGTCACTATCTCGACGAAGCTGCGCATGTCCGCGACAACTTGCAGTTCAGCTATCGCAACGGCAATTCAACTCTGCTCGACTACCTCTCGGCGCTGCGCGACTATCGCGCCATCCGCCTCAGCAGCCTTACAGCCAATGCTCAGGTCTGGCTGGCCATTCACCAACTTAGCTTTGCCACTGCGACGAACATCGTCCCATAAAGGACCGCATGAATACGATACGAATTGAATCCCTGCTTCTGCTTGCGCTTATTGCGATGCCTATCGTTGCATGCAAATCATCTGCGCCAGCTTCTACTGATGCACAGCAGCCCGCAAATGCCGGAATCGAAACGGCGATTGCGCACATGAAACAAGGCACCGACTTTCTTGAGCTCCCGGCGCACATCGAAGCCGATCCCTCGCGTGTAGTCCGCGTCTTCCCTCCCCTGAGCGGACGAATGCTCGGGCTGCGGGTGCTTCCAGGCCAGGAGGTCAAGAAAGGAGATGTCGTCGCAACGCTCCAGAGCAGCGATATCGCCGCTGCCCGTTCGGACTTCGAGAAGGCAAAGATCGAAGTACTTCGCGCAGACCGTGCTTTAACACGAGGCAAATTGCTGCTCGACCACGAAGTGCTGTCGCAGGCCGACTACTACGAGTTGGAAGCAACCGATCAAAGCGCTCATTCCGAGTTGGATCGGGCACGCCAGCGCATCCACGAATTAGGGTTCTCCGAGAACAACACTTCGGATGAGGTGGCGCTACGTGCGCCAATCTCCGGCGTGGTGCTCGACATCGGCACAGCAACCGGCGAGATGCAACGATCGCTCGATAACGCAACTCCCATTGCTACGATCGCAAACATTGATTCGGTCTGGACCGTCGGCGACGTCTTCGAGCGTGACCTGGCAACTCTGAAACCGGGCCGCGAGGTGCAGGTCGTCGTTCCCGCTTATCCCGGGCTGGACCTCACAGGACGCATCGCCAATATCGGCGATGCCATCGATCCCAATACCCACACACTCAAGCTGCGCGTAATTCTTCCGAATCCAAAGCACACGCTGAAGACAGACATGTTTGCGACGATTCGCATCCCCGGAGCCGAACGCAACACCATCATCCTACCGGCGACCGCTGTACTGCACGATGGCGAGAAAACCTCCGTCTTTGTTGTGAACGCATCCGGCAAATACGAACAACGCCCGGTCACGATAGGCCGCAGATTTGATTCAGGAACGATCAAGAGCGTCGAGATCCTGACCGGCATCAACGACGGCGAAAAGGTTGTCACATCCGGCGGAGCACTGCTTCGTCCCAACAACGGGGAGTGATCGCGTGCAGGCATTGATTCGTCTCTTCATCCGCTACCGCGCTATCATCCTCATCCTCTTTGCGGTCATGCTTGCTGCTGGAGGCTTCGCGCTTTCACGCCTCGATATCGAGGCCTATCCCGATCCTTCTCCACCGCTGGTCGAAATCATCACGCAGAATCCGTCGTGGTCCGCCGAAGAAATGGAACAGCAGGTGACCGTTCCTGTCGAAACAACACTGAACGGCACGCCACATCTCGCTCAGGTTCGCTCTATCTCGATCTTCGGGCTCTCCGATGTGAAGCTCTACTTCAGCTTTGACTCGGACTACTTTCGCGATCGCCAGGAAGTGCTGAATCGCCTGCAAACTTTGCAGCTTCCCAACAACCTGCAACCGCAGCTTTCCCCTTGGTCGCCCATCGGCGAGATCTATCGCTATCAACTCACAGGTCCGGGTTACACCCTCAACGAGATCAAAGCCACGCAGGATTGGCTGGTACGCCGTGAGCTGAAGCAGGTTCCTGGCATTATCGATATCACCACCTTTGGCGGAACCACGCGCCAGTATCAGGTCGAGGCCGATCCAAACCGCCTGCTCAGCTATGGCGTTACACTCCCGCAGGTTCTCAACGCCATTCAATCGTCGAATGCGAATGCCGGCGGAAACTACGTTCAGCTAGGAAACCAGAACATCAATGTCCGCGCGCTGGGCCAGGTACACTCGATCGAAGACATTGCCCACATCGTCGTTGCAGAAAAGAATGGCGCACCCATTACGGTTGGCGATATAGGAAACGTTCGCGAAGGCTTCCAGCCTCGCCTCGGTCAGGTAGGACGCGGTAAAGACAACGACATCGTCCTTGGAATTGTCCTTCTGCAAAAAGAAGAGAAGTCACTTCCAGCGCTGAAGGCGCTTAAGGAAAAGATCGCCAGTCTCAACTCCGGAAGTCTCCTCCCGCCAGGAATGCACATCAGCACTATCTACGATCGGACAAACCTCATCAATCGTACAACGCACACGGTTCGCGAGGTCATCTTCACCGGACTTGTTCTCGTAACACTGGTCCTGCTCTCCATGCTTGGCGATCTGCGCATCACCTTCATTGCCGCAGTCACGATTCCCTTTGCCGTGCTCTTTGCCTTCGGCATGATGGTGCTCACAGGCCGTTCAGCAAATCTTATCTCTATCGGCGCAATCGACTTCGGCATCCTGGTCGATTCGTCGATCATCGTGCTCGAGAGCATCTATCGCAAACTCTCCCGCCGAGTCCCCGGAGAACAAACCGGCGATCTGATCGTCGAAGGCGTAACCGATGCTGCGCGCCCTGTTCTGTTCTCAACGGCGATTATTCTTATCGCCTTCATCCCTCTCTTCACCATGCAGGGAGTCGCGGGGCAGATCTTCTCGCCCATGTCGGTCACCTATGGCTTCGCATTGATGGGCGCATTGCTGTTCGCGCTGATCTTCGCTCCAGTGCTCGGATACATGACGGCTCCAGCAGAGCAGAAGGTCGGTGACGGATACACATGGCTCAGCCGTCGCCTGAAGAATGGCTACGAAAGCACGCTGCGTCACTCCCTCCGCTTCCCTCGTCTAGTCTGGATCGGCGCTGCTGCAATGCTGGGAATTGGAGTGCTCTGCTTTGTCCTTGTCGGAGGCGAATTCATGCCTCCGCTGGAAGAAGGCAATCTCTGGATTCGTGCCACGCTTCCACAGGATGTCTCGTTCGACACCTCGGTGAACATTGCAAATCAGTTGCGTGCTCTGATCGCCGAATCTCCTGAAGTCACCCAAACGGTTTCGCAGATGGGACGCCCCGATGATGGAACGGACGTCTCTACCTTCAACAATGTTGAGGTGTCGGTCACGCTTAAGCCTCAGGAAGAATGGCGGCCTGGTCTGACCAAGCCAAAGCTGATCGATGAGATCAACCGACGCCTCTCGCGCTTTCCTGGCATTGAACTCAACTTCTCACAGAACATTCAGGACAACGTGGAAGAAGCAATGTCTGGCGTAAAAGGCGAGAACTCGCTGAAGCTCTTCGGCGACGATCTCGATACGCTGACATTTCTTTCGAGCAAGATTGAGAAGACCATGGAATCCATTCCTGGCGTTGCGGATGTGGGCGTCTTCAAAGTCGGAGGACAGCCCTCTCTCGTCATCCAGATCGACCGCGCACGTGCAGCACGATACGGCATCCTCTCAGGAGATATTAATGCCGTGGTCCAGGCCGCCGTCGGCGGAGCACCTGTCACCCAGGTGATCCAGGGAGATCGTCGCTTCGACCTTACGGTACGTTATCCCGAAGCCAATCGCTCTACGCCTGAAGCCGTTCGCGCCATCCTTATTCCTACTGTCGACGGCGGTAAGATTCCGCTGGCACAGATTGCGGATGTCTCGATCCGCGAGGGCAGCTTTCAGATCTTCCGTGAAGGAGGCCGCCGTTACATCCCCATCAAATTCTCGGTACGCGGACGAGACCTCGCGACCACCATCACCGAGCTACAGGCGAAGCTCAAGCAGCAGGTTCCCATGCCGACTGGCTATGACTACACCTGGGCGGGCGAGTTTGATTCACTCCGCAAGGAACAGGCGAGACTCGCAGTCATCATTCCCATCTCGCTCGTGATTATTGTCATTCTGCTCTATATGCAGTTCGGCACATGGAAGGACGCACTCATCGTAGTCGCAACACTTCCCTTCGCGGCTGTGGGGGGCACCGTCTCACTCTTCCTCACCCATACTCCCTTCAGCATCTCCGCAGCAGTTGGCTTCACCTCGCTGATCGGCGTAGCCACGCTGGGTGCTGTCGTCTTCATGTCAGGAGTGCGCCGCGCCCAACGTGAAAGCGTCGATGGAACGGGACTCGAACACGGATGCGTTGACGAGATGCGCCCCGTTGTCATGGCCTGCATGGCCGCTGGCCTGGGGCTGCTCCCTGCTGCTTTATCCAATGGCATCGGCGCCCAGGCACAGCAACCACTCGCGCGCGTCGTCGTAGGAGGCATGGCAACAACCATCATCGCAATTCTGTTCATCATGCCTTTACTGCTGCGTAAGCCGCCAACACGACCCTTCACAGCCACCGGCAGCATTGAGGCGGAGTAATCCGCCTCAGTGCCCGCCAGAGGGCTTGCCGCTAAGCTGAAACTTCTGGAGGAAGAACAGCAGTGGCGTAACCGCGAGCGTCACCCAGCCGATGGCGCGAAACACATCCATGAACCCCAGCAGGCTGGTCTGCGCCGTCAGTTGGTTGTAGTAGCGCAGAGTCGCGGCTCTCACGGCATCTGCATGCGAATACCCTTGCGTCATCAGATAATTCGTCGTCTGACGAATCGAATCTTGTAGCCATGCTCCTGAAGCAGGCAGATTCGCCGACATCACCGACTGGTGGAAGCTCTGCCGCCGTTCGCTCATCGTGGTCGCAAACGAAATTCCGAAGCTGCCACCCCAGTTGCGGAAGA
This portion of the Edaphobacter sp. 4G125 genome encodes:
- a CDS encoding proline dehydrogenase family protein yields the protein MARRFAERSSIGRTMSSRFVAGMTVGEALNVCERINREGIAVTLDALGESVNQESEARASADVYHQMLDAIAPHGLKANVSVKLSQMGMDFDPALAERIVGEMVEHASRVGSFVRIDMEGSPYTEATIAITERLHAQYPGCVGTVLQAYLFRTESDAERLLKQGIRIRLCKGAYKEPAEIAFPLKTDVDANYVKLAQRLITSGVFCGIATHDEAIVEKLLAFVREQHVPKDAFEFQMLYGIRRDLQRRLVKQGFGVRVYVPFGPEWYPYFMRRLAERPANVLFLMKNFLKS
- a CDS encoding dolichyl-phosphate beta-glucosyltransferase; translation: MAHPELSIVIPAYNESARIESALERVTSCIAEQGWNAEVLVVDDGSSDNTAQIVQHWMQTHPRLHLIQNPGNRGKGYSVRNGLLQAAGDIVMFTDADLSAPMEEAERLITAIREGADVAIGSRWLDRARQTIHQPLYRQFFGRCFNWITRTVMGLPFKDTQCGFKAFKRSAAQVIFRLQTIERWGFDPEILFIARKLGYQIREVPVTWGHDERSRISYLKDGMKMLQDMAHIRSNSLAGRYDKAIAAMRDTTSMVTRPVPLAPVHSATQDSSLVK
- the sppA gene encoding signal peptide peptidase SppA, which translates into the protein MPATLHNMPDDYPQQPPSPPPPPPPQFGGYAPPANPYSYAGSPLPPVYRPAPRVNRSPWFYVLAIGGSFAAICLVLSGMFWLMMRSVQGGNGSGLGLGEDRIAVIDITGVILSPEAINAQLRKFGDDSSVKAIILHINSPGGGAAASQEIYHEVLRVRKEKHKKIIASVESVGASGAYYIASACDRIYANEASVVGSIGVIMEWMNYGDLLKWAKLKNITITAGELKDAGDPSRDLTPKEQAYFQGLVNNMYSQFVHDVAIGRKTTDDKIKPLATGQVWTGEQSLSLGLIDRVGGFRTALMDTAREVGISGEPSIVRPAKNKRGLLAVLTDDGEDLFPNPSQLLNRAPGFYFMWK
- a CDS encoding HU family DNA-binding protein — protein: MTKADLVDKVTALGDLTRRDGEVIVDTLFESVIGALKAGDKIEIRGFGSFRTRQRNARTGRNPKTGEKVDVPAKRVPFFKPSKELRDLVNPSGVKSSPRSASTNKVDPHHPPAM
- a CDS encoding TolC family protein; amino-acid sequence: MILKAFRAVGAVALLVAPVLVAQTPAAASPSTPLTLQQAEARALAANPMLLSAQQHVSAVEANKITAGLRQNPNLTLYGQGVTLPEIPPPNGNPFFYSATVSRLFERGQKRRWRLESATATADSTQSAYHDQQRQLVLAVRQAFTNMLLAKDSLAVAQENLTDYRKTVDLSRARLDAGDITRTDFERIDLQQAQFEADADNAQLALQQASAQLQLLFGIDHPTNTLDIVGSLTPPPIPVTLTEVENQALASRPDYLSARQALTAAEAEARLAIAGGTTDPTLSTEYDRNGIDNSFGVSLAIPLRIFDRNQGEKVRTRYEVESSRLAVTAARNQVVSDVDQAWMALDTAQKMSHRYNSHYLDEAAHVRDNLQFSYRNGNSTLLDYLSALRDYRAIRLSSLTANAQVWLAIHQLSFATATNIVP
- a CDS encoding efflux RND transporter periplasmic adaptor subunit; translation: MNTIRIESLLLLALIAMPIVACKSSAPASTDAQQPANAGIETAIAHMKQGTDFLELPAHIEADPSRVVRVFPPLSGRMLGLRVLPGQEVKKGDVVATLQSSDIAAARSDFEKAKIEVLRADRALTRGKLLLDHEVLSQADYYELEATDQSAHSELDRARQRIHELGFSENNTSDEVALRAPISGVVLDIGTATGEMQRSLDNATPIATIANIDSVWTVGDVFERDLATLKPGREVQVVVPAYPGLDLTGRIANIGDAIDPNTHTLKLRVILPNPKHTLKTDMFATIRIPGAERNTIILPATAVLHDGEKTSVFVVNASGKYEQRPVTIGRRFDSGTIKSVEILTGINDGEKVVTSGGALLRPNNGE
- a CDS encoding NHL repeat-containing protein: MYWKKSLGGMYVCVALALTGCGAGVFPTSSLLSGGSGSSGTTTTPSKPPSTGAPSDPPAASGGQSPSTGTTTPPSTGTPSPPTTGTTTPPATGTTTPPSSGSGSTPPSTGTTTPPSSGGGGTTPPSSGGSGTTTPPVTVPPAISGHVYSGPGSNHPISGATISLYAVGTSGYGAGATSLLQGASILTASDGSFSLDGAYTCPSATTQVYLVATGGNAGTGANSGITLLSALGACSNIASSTIVVNEITTVASAFALSPFLSSVGTAVGSSSSNAIGLLNAFRTANNLYDGATGQIRAKTLAGNGTIPTNKINILANLLANCVQSVSGAASCLNLFQATSFGGSNPGNTFAAILNIALHPGLSLQLNQGSLPLSGPYQNPVAGAPSDWTLSVEYTGGGLNYGQLIAADGSGNIWVPNSSDPGTLSKFGPAGEPLSGNAGFTGGGLSYPLAVAIDQAGNVWAANEGNSTVSEHSASGAPLSGSGFATSGLKLPYALALDSDGNVFTANGDNTVTKLNSSGGSAGQFQQGGLDFPYAVAVDTSKNLWVANYGYSNSVSKFANDGTVIAPNGYTGGGINGAVGIALDGNGNVWVSSFDSPIVSKFSSSGTPLSGSGYTIPAGAASIAVDGGNTVWTANSDGSISHFANSGMLLSPATGFIADRATAGVGIAIDASGNVWTSDNSVNSLFEYIGVATPTVTPLQVAVKNNQMGKRP